A single region of the Chthoniobacterales bacterium genome encodes:
- a CDS encoding ketose-bisphosphate aldolase, with amino-acid sequence MIVTTAELFKLAYGKYAIGAYNINNAEQTMGLFKGCVESQSPFIIQLSKGARNYTDKRMIEGIIRAAEEIFPEAIYAVHLDHGDEATCYDCIDSGFYSSVMIDASHEDFEENIAITKRVVDRAHAKGLSVEAELGKLGGVEEDIVVDEGHACLTNPDEVVEFIQRSGCDSLAAAIGTSHGAYKFKGHQSLHFNVIEAIRDKVAAAGLPPTPIVMHGSSCVPHDEVIRINAAGGKLDPSAVGVDENEYLPAAKLGVTKVNIDTDGRLVWTRVHREFFRDKPEEFDFRPPGKIFIEEYRKFIVSRGEKLGSAGRIPEIRAALGK; translated from the coding sequence ATGATCGTTACGACCGCAGAACTCTTCAAACTCGCTTACGGCAAATATGCCATCGGTGCCTACAACATTAACAACGCCGAGCAAACCATGGGCCTCTTCAAAGGCTGCGTGGAATCTCAATCGCCCTTCATCATCCAGCTTTCCAAAGGCGCTCGCAATTACACCGACAAACGCATGATCGAGGGCATCATTCGCGCAGCAGAAGAGATTTTTCCCGAGGCGATCTATGCGGTGCATCTCGATCACGGCGACGAGGCGACTTGTTACGACTGCATCGATTCCGGCTTCTATTCGTCCGTCATGATCGACGCCTCGCATGAGGACTTTGAGGAAAACATCGCCATCACTAAGCGCGTCGTTGACCGCGCCCATGCCAAGGGCCTCAGCGTCGAAGCCGAACTCGGCAAACTCGGCGGCGTCGAGGAAGACATCGTCGTCGATGAGGGCCACGCCTGCCTCACGAACCCCGATGAAGTCGTCGAGTTCATCCAGCGCTCCGGCTGCGACTCGCTCGCCGCCGCCATCGGCACCAGCCACGGCGCTTATAAATTCAAGGGCCACCAATCGCTCCACTTCAACGTCATCGAAGCCATTCGCGACAAAGTCGCCGCCGCCGGCCTGCCTCCGACTCCCATCGTCATGCACGGCAGTTCCTGCGTTCCTCACGACGAAGTCATCCGCATCAACGCCGCCGGGGGCAAACTCGATCCTTCCGCCGTCGGCGTGGACGAAAATGAATACCTCCCCGCCGCCAAGCTCGGCGTCACCAAGGTCAACATCGACACCGACGGACGCCTCGTCTGGACCCGCGTGCACCGCGAATTCTTCCGCGACAAACCCGAAGAATTTGACTTCCGCCCTCCCGGCAAAATCTTCATCGAGGAATATCGCAAATTTATCGTCAGCCGTGGCGAGAAGCTCGGCTCCGCTGGCCGCATCCCCGAGATTCGCGCCGCGCTCGGAAAATAG
- the trxB gene encoding thioredoxin-disulfide reductase, with protein sequence MENVIIVGTGCAGLTAAIYTARANLSPLVLEGKEPGGQLTTTTLVENFPGFPEGIDGPQLIMNMKAQAGKFGARFEYTLVTDFEPGDGHATPHRVKIDDEWVETKTLIIASGASAKWLGLPGETKLVGHGLTSCATCDGAFYRNVPVAVIGGGDSAAEEAIFLTRFASKVYLVHRRDALRASKIMADRVLANEKVQPVWNTVPLEYLTDDQGEMRALKVRDTVTNVESELEVACVFVAIGHNPNTKPFLGKLPTDDAGYLLQTKGTATAVPGVFAAGDVADTVYRQAITAAGQGCAAAIEVEKFLADQE encoded by the coding sequence ATGGAAAATGTCATCATTGTTGGAACCGGTTGCGCCGGTCTCACCGCCGCCATCTACACCGCCCGCGCCAATCTTTCGCCACTCGTCCTTGAGGGCAAGGAACCCGGGGGACAGCTCACGACGACGACGCTGGTGGAGAATTTTCCTGGTTTCCCCGAGGGCATCGACGGTCCGCAACTGATCATGAACATGAAGGCGCAAGCGGGGAAATTCGGCGCGCGATTTGAGTATACGCTGGTGACGGATTTTGAGCCGGGTGATGGCCATGCGACGCCGCACAGGGTGAAAATCGACGACGAATGGGTGGAAACGAAAACGCTCATCATCGCCAGCGGAGCGTCCGCGAAATGGCTCGGTCTGCCCGGAGAAACCAAGCTGGTCGGCCACGGATTAACTTCGTGCGCGACCTGCGATGGAGCCTTTTATCGCAACGTCCCCGTGGCGGTCATTGGCGGCGGTGATTCGGCGGCGGAAGAAGCGATTTTCCTCACGCGCTTCGCCTCCAAAGTTTACCTGGTGCATCGCCGCGATGCCTTGCGCGCCTCGAAAATCATGGCCGACCGCGTGCTGGCGAATGAAAAAGTCCAGCCCGTCTGGAACACCGTTCCGCTGGAGTATCTGACCGACGATCAGGGCGAAATGCGCGCGCTGAAAGTCCGCGACACGGTCACGAATGTGGAGAGTGAACTGGAAGTCGCCTGTGTTTTCGTCGCCATTGGGCACAATCCGAACACGAAGCCTTTCCTCGGCAAACTGCCCACGGACGACGCTGGTTATCTCCTGCAAACAAAGGGAACCGCGACCGCCGTTCCCGGTGTTTTCGCCGCCGGGGACGTGGCGGACACAGTTTACCGGCAGGCGATCACGGCCGCTGGCCAGGGTTGCGCCGCCGCCATCGAAGTCGAGAAATTCCTCGCTGATCAGGAATAA
- a CDS encoding glycosyltransferase — protein MKICDLTQFYSPVSGGVKRYVQEKVDYLRRERSDCEHILIIPGERTERIVEPQRRIYTIKSPLISKTSRYRMLLNLGAVESVIELERPDIIESGDPYQVAWKSLATGDALRIPVVAFYHSHFPEAYLRSVEKYLGHTAGDALMEAAERYVSHLYNKFAHTLVPSAGLRQLLVDWGVSNTALVELGVNTSVFQPGPRQPDFREKHQIPAQAKLLLYVGRLAPEKNVKTLFSAFELLTREHPNSYHLLVLGEGTTRDSLLRLSISTNAVTWLPYCGDSMDLAKIYREADLFVHPGVQETFGLVTLESQSCGTPVVGIRGSYMDRIIFSNQRHWAAENSPESLAAAIRQTCREDLREIGALASQQVRARYDWNSVFRKLLGIYQSCIAQPDRVR, from the coding sequence TTGAAAATCTGCGACCTCACCCAGTTTTATTCGCCGGTCAGCGGCGGGGTGAAGCGTTACGTGCAGGAAAAGGTCGATTACCTGCGCCGGGAACGATCCGACTGCGAGCACATCCTCATCATTCCAGGGGAACGCACCGAGCGCATCGTCGAGCCGCAGCGGCGGATTTACACGATCAAATCGCCGCTCATTTCAAAGACCTCACGCTATCGCATGTTGCTCAATCTGGGAGCCGTCGAGAGCGTGATCGAACTCGAACGGCCCGACATCATCGAGAGCGGCGACCCGTATCAAGTCGCTTGGAAATCTCTCGCGACCGGCGATGCGCTGCGCATTCCAGTCGTGGCGTTCTATCATTCCCATTTTCCCGAAGCCTATCTGCGCAGTGTGGAAAAATATCTCGGCCACACCGCCGGCGACGCGCTGATGGAGGCCGCCGAGCGCTATGTAAGTCATCTCTACAACAAGTTTGCCCACACGCTCGTCCCCTCGGCGGGTCTCAGGCAATTGTTAGTCGATTGGGGCGTCAGCAACACCGCGCTCGTCGAACTTGGAGTAAACACGAGCGTCTTCCAACCCGGTCCGCGCCAGCCGGATTTTCGGGAGAAACATCAGATTCCCGCTCAGGCAAAACTGCTGCTCTACGTCGGGCGTCTCGCTCCAGAGAAGAACGTGAAGACGCTCTTCTCCGCCTTCGAACTTCTCACCAGAGAACACCCTAACTCCTATCATTTGCTCGTTCTCGGCGAGGGCACGACGCGCGACAGTTTGCTGCGGCTCTCCATTTCGACGAATGCCGTTACCTGGCTGCCGTATTGCGGCGACTCCATGGATCTCGCCAAAATTTACCGCGAGGCCGATCTGTTCGTTCATCCCGGCGTGCAGGAAACTTTCGGGCTCGTCACGCTGGAAAGCCAGTCGTGCGGAACTCCCGTCGTCGGCATTCGCGGCAGCTACATGGACCGGATTATTTTCTCGAACCAGCGCCATTGGGCGGCGGAAAATTCACCGGAAAGTCTAGCAGCGGCGATCCGGCAAACCTGCCGCGAAGACCTGCGGGAAATCGGCGCGCTCGCCTCGCAGCAGGTGCGGGCCAGATACGATTGGAACTCCGTTTTCCGCAAGCTGCTCGGCATTTACCAATCGTGCATTGCGCAGCCTGACCGCGTCCGGTAA